A region from the Musa acuminata AAA Group cultivar baxijiao chromosome BXJ1-10, Cavendish_Baxijiao_AAA, whole genome shotgun sequence genome encodes:
- the LOC135596124 gene encoding auxin-responsive protein IAA33-like — protein MSGVELHHAAPKRRWDEQGTLHPGAAPFHQRCGDVGAAAVPAQPPRRKLLSFSAMDDEAAASVVPPVTVVLEGRSICHRIYLDQHTSYESLAKALRRMFVDFDGGDGHGDGGYQELQLANAVPGYMVAYEDMEDDLLLVGDLNWKDFVRVAKRIRIIPAKAGRRKHCGGQ, from the exons ATGAGCGGGGTTGAGTTGCACCATGCAGCGCCGAAGCGTCGGTGGGACGAGCAAGGGACCCTGCACCCCGGCGCCGCTCCCTTCCATCAACGGTGCGGGGATGTCGGTGCGGCCGCAGTGCCTGCTCAGCCCCCTCGCAGGAAGCTCTTGTCTTTCTCGGCCATGGACGACGAGGCGGCTGCGTCGGTCGTCCCCCCGGTCACCGTCGTCCTCGAGGGGCGCTCCATCTGCCACCGCATCTACCTCGACCAGCACACCAGCTACGAGAGCTTGGCGAAGGCCTTGCGTCGCATGTTCGTCGATTTCGATGGGGGCGACGGACATGGAGACGGGGGATACCAGGAGCTGCAGCTGGCCAACGCAGTACCTGGCTACATGGTGGCCTACGAAGACATGGAGGACGACCTGCTCCTCGTGGGTGACCTTAACTGGAA GGATTTCGTTCGTGTAGCCAAGAGAATCCGAATAATCCCTGCAAAGGCCGGTCGTCGGAAACACTGTGGAGGGCAATAG